From the genome of Elusimicrobiota bacterium, one region includes:
- a CDS encoding sigma-70 family RNA polymerase sigma factor, giving the protein MDAEELFNRHAAMVYNLALRLSGNAADAQDIAQDAFIRAISGLGNLRDGSAAGTWLYRITMNVWKNRVRSEKRRFFWKTFSLDRAREEESDPPALQVASPEPPAGAALEKENEKEILEKALSSLDPEDRAILVLREIDGRSYEEIAGVAGIPLGTVKSRISRAREALRQKMGALLKDNGT; this is encoded by the coding sequence TTGGACGCTGAGGAGCTTTTTAACAGGCATGCCGCCATGGTCTACAACCTGGCGCTGAGGCTGAGCGGCAACGCGGCCGACGCGCAGGATATAGCCCAGGACGCGTTTATACGGGCTATATCCGGGCTGGGGAATTTGCGCGACGGGTCGGCCGCCGGCACCTGGCTGTACCGCATAACCATGAATGTCTGGAAAAACAGGGTCAGGTCCGAGAAAAGGAGGTTTTTCTGGAAAACCTTCTCGCTCGACCGGGCCAGAGAGGAAGAAAGCGACCCGCCGGCCCTGCAGGTGGCGTCGCCTGAACCGCCCGCGGGCGCGGCGCTTGAAAAGGAGAATGAAAAAGAAATCCTTGAAAAAGCGCTTTCCAGTCTGGACCCGGAAGATCGCGCTATCCTGGTCCTGCGGGAAATAGACGGCCGCTCCTACGAGGAGATCGCCGGGGTCGCCGGGATACCGCTGGGAACTGTCAAATCGCGTATTTCCAGGGCGCGCGAAGCCCTGAGACAAAAAATGGGCGCATTGCTTAAAGACAATGGAACATAA
- a CDS encoding anti-sigma factor codes for MEHNTCRENLSAYLDGELPREEKLSLESHLAACPECSRALAELKQVSAVFKKHAMQPAPMSLKDAVFAKARKQAVFYFWFKPAAALSAAAAGLLLILNLPKSPDRETPQPELFPRAVSAQPAAGGLAAENAQPFDGYSGMSAAAVRGAGAPKYPALSLRKKAYAQAKSAVSARSKAPGSVSFSAGSPAGGSAPPAFFAAGNVQSKRAAPVTVPDIVADGVRFSAAHWREDAGKPRNGGSVRAFDAHGGELLWEVRVYEAVEDPRMEADVQQVHISALALSGKRLEITDESGNRYRLDISTRQVEKLSR; via the coding sequence ATGGAACATAATACCTGCAGAGAAAATTTGTCGGCCTACCTGGACGGCGAACTGCCGCGGGAGGAAAAACTTTCGCTCGAGAGCCATTTAGCCGCCTGCCCCGAATGCAGCCGCGCGCTGGCGGAGCTGAAGCAGGTTTCGGCTGTTTTCAAGAAACACGCCATGCAGCCGGCGCCCATGTCATTAAAGGATGCGGTATTCGCCAAAGCGCGGAAACAGGCTGTTTTTTATTTCTGGTTTAAGCCGGCCGCCGCCCTCTCGGCCGCGGCCGCCGGCCTGCTCCTCATCCTCAATTTGCCAAAAAGCCCGGACCGTGAAACGCCGCAGCCGGAGCTCTTTCCGCGCGCCGTTTCCGCCCAGCCGGCCGCGGGCGGGCTCGCGGCAGAAAATGCGCAGCCGTTTGACGGGTATTCCGGCATGTCGGCTGCCGCCGTCCGCGGAGCCGGCGCGCCGAAGTATCCGGCGCTATCCTTACGCAAGAAAGCTTACGCGCAGGCGAAATCCGCAGTCAGCGCGCGTTCAAAAGCGCCGGGGTCAGTTTCTTTCTCAGCCGGCTCACCCGCCGGAGGTTCGGCCCCGCCCGCTTTCTTTGCCGCAGGGAATGTTCAGTCAAAACGGGCCGCGCCTGTCACGGTTCCGGATATCGTCGCGGATGGCGTCCGGTTCTCGGCTGCCCATTGGAGGGAGGACGCCGGCAAGCCCAGGAACGGCGGCTCGGTGCGGGCTTTCGACGCGCACGGCGGCGAACTCCTGTGGGAAGTGCGTGTGTACGAGGCTGTCGAGGATCCGCGCATGGAAGCCGATGTACAACAGGTGCATATCTCGGCGCTGGCGCTGAGCGGGAAGAGACTGGAGATCACTGACGAGAGCGGCAACCGGTACCGGCTGGATATCTCAACGCGGCAGGTTGAAAAGCTGTCACGGTAA